In one window of Catellicoccus marimammalium M35/04/3 DNA:
- a CDS encoding winged helix-turn-helix transcriptional regulator, producing MYLYKDRGFYNPKDLAISVIGGKWKIPIVWHLLHYEPLRLSELNKYMPQVTQRMLIRQLRELEEDGIIERTVYPVVPPKVEYHLTEIGHDLAPVVDAICDWGEEFVKKNELEEVDELPPVF from the coding sequence ATGTACTTATATAAAGATAGGGGATTTTATAATCCAAAAGATTTAGCAATTTCAGTAATTGGAGGGAAATGGAAAATTCCTATTGTTTGGCATTTATTACATTATGAACCACTACGTCTAAGTGAACTAAATAAATACATGCCTCAAGTTACACAACGAATGTTAATTCGTCAATTACGTGAATTAGAAGAAGATGGGATTATTGAACGCACCGTTTATCCTGTTGTTCCACCCAAAGTAGAATATCATTTAACAGAAATTGGTCATGATTTAGCTCCGGTAGTAGATGCAATTTGCGACTGGGGAGAAGAATTTGTTAAAAAGAATGAATTGGAAGAAGTAGATGAGCTACCTCCTGTTTTTTAG